From the Nostoc sp. PCC 7107 genome, the window GTTGCGCTGATGTAGCTGCGCCAATTTCTGGCTATCTCATGGCTAGGAACATTTCTTCTAGGGGTCGGACTTTAGTTTATTGGGTATTCATTATGCTGACTAATTCCCCATTGTATTCAAACAGTTTATGGAATTATTTACACGCGATCGCCTGGAAATTCTCAAGAGGTTGTGCCTTCAAAGCACAATTTTCTTAAAAAATGTGCATATTGAACAAAATATCCCACCGCAACTGGTACAAAGCGAAAACTTAGTAGCAGGGGCGGGGCGAATTTCTATGGATGAGGTGTTTTATGTCCATAGTTAGTCTGAGAAAAATTCTCAACAAAAAAGAGATGCCGTCTCTACTTCAGAGCTTAGCCAGCCAAATCAACAGCGCCATTGATATTGAACTGGTAGACGGCACACAACTAATCAGTATTGGAGAACAAACTAGCAAAAACCGCTATCCCATTGAGGTATCAGGAGAAAACATCGGTTGGGTAGTTGGGGAAGAACAGACAAACACGGTCGCTACCTTGCTCTCGTTGCTGGCAAAACAAGAAGCCGAAAAAAAAGAACTAGCGAAAGAATTACTAGAGCGATATCAGGAAATTGATTTGTTTCAAGATATCTCGACTCAACTGACGACGAGTTTGGATACGCGCCAAATTGCCCAACTTGTGCTTCAGGAGATGAGTCAATTAATTGCATCATCTGCGGGAGTGCTGATGCTTCTGAGTCCTGATGCAACTACCTTGGAAATTATTGCTGAGTTTGGCAATTTTTTTGACCACCATCCAATAGCATCAGCTAAAGGCATTATTGGCGACATTGTGCAATCTGGTCGTGCAGAACTCGTCAATGATGTACAAGCAGATCCGCGATTATGGGGGAAAAAAAACGTTAATGCGCTGATTTGTGTACCCTTACGAGCCAAAGAACGGATACTAGGAGCGATCGCTATTGGCACAAACAAAATTGACGCATATAAAGCCGAGCATCTCAAACTTGTGAGTATTTTTGCCTCCCAAACCGCAGTAGCCATTGAAAAAGCTGTGCTTTATGAGCAAAGCATTCAAGCAACCGCCCAGGCTAAAGCCCAGACAGAAAGACTCCAACAGGCTCTGCAAGATTTGCAACTAGCGCAAACTCAATTAATCCAAAGCGAAAAAATGTCCAGTTTGGGACAACTCATCGCCGGAGTTGCCCATGAAATCAACAATCCAGTTAACTTTATTTGCGGCAACTTGCGGTGTGTTTCCGAGTATGCACAAGACTTACTGCATCTGCTGTTAGAGTATCAGAAATGCTTTCCTGTAGCTCCTCCAGAACTGGAATCAGAATTAGACAACATCGATTTGGAATTTATTATTCAGGATTTGCCCAAACTACTAGATTCGATGAAACTAGGGAGCGATCGCATCGTCGAAATTGTCAAATCCCTGAAAAACTTCTCTCGTCATGATGAAGCCCAAACGACAGCCATCAACATCCACGATGGAATTGACGGAACACTGATGATTTTGCGCCATCGCCTCAAAGCGGCTACCCATCACCCAGAAATTGCCATTATTAAAGACTATGCCAAACTTCCCCTAATTGAGTGCTATCCCGGACAGTTAAACCAGGTGTTTATGAACATTCTGGCCAATGCCATTGATGCTTTAGAAGAGTCATTTGTCTCAAACGAATCACCAATAATAAATAACATAGGACAAATGACACTCCCGACCATTACCATTCGCACCCAAAACCTAGACAATCAGTGGGTGATCATTCGCATCGCCGACAACGGCCCAGGAATGCCGGAAGAAATTGTAAAACGTATCTATGATCCATTTTTCACGACAAAAGAGATTGGTAAGGGAACTGGCTTGGGTATGGCTATCAGTCACCAAATTATTGTGGATAGACACCGAGGACTTCTCAAGTGTCGTTCTCAACCAGGTCAAGGCACAGAATTCTGGATTCAGATTCCGGTGAATTTTGCAGTAGAAAACCCTGAAGTAAGCGAGGATAGCATAAATTCTGTCTCTAGTAGCGCGATCGCCTCATCAGCCAATATATCGGATGCAGAAGGCTTCATTTCCTCCACCAGTTATATGCTCAACTCAACTGAACTGCTAATCCGCCATAGTCACCTGATTCGGCGACTTTCACAGCAGAGTCCAGATATTGACGCAGCTTCACCGAGCCAAATTTATCTTATGTTTCAACGTCATCCAATTTTATTAAAGCTTTACTCCACCTTGTTGTCCTGGTTTTGTTGTCCTAACCCTACCCAAATCCACCGTTAATCCCAAATCAATAATTCAGGAAATTATAAATATGTCTAGCCAACAACTTGACGAATTCAACCGTCATCTCTTGGAAAAATGTCCTATTGGTCTGGTACTGTGGCGCACAGATGGAACTTTGATTGACATCAATCCTGTCTATGCAGCTATTTTGGGGCGAACTGTTACAGAAACTCTCCACCTTAACTACTGGCAAATTATTTCTCAAAACTACGTTACTACCCAGCAAACCATCATCGAAAACCTCGAAAAAACTGGTTGTTACAGATCTGATGAACAAGAGTACATTCATAGAGATGGGCATTTGGTTGCAGTTAAAATCTCCGCGGTGATGATTGAACAGCAGGGGGAAAAGCTAATCTGG encodes:
- a CDS encoding ATP-binding protein; its protein translation is MSIVSLRKILNKKEMPSLLQSLASQINSAIDIELVDGTQLISIGEQTSKNRYPIEVSGENIGWVVGEEQTNTVATLLSLLAKQEAEKKELAKELLERYQEIDLFQDISTQLTTSLDTRQIAQLVLQEMSQLIASSAGVLMLLSPDATTLEIIAEFGNFFDHHPIASAKGIIGDIVQSGRAELVNDVQADPRLWGKKNVNALICVPLRAKERILGAIAIGTNKIDAYKAEHLKLVSIFASQTAVAIEKAVLYEQSIQATAQAKAQTERLQQALQDLQLAQTQLIQSEKMSSLGQLIAGVAHEINNPVNFICGNLRCVSEYAQDLLHLLLEYQKCFPVAPPELESELDNIDLEFIIQDLPKLLDSMKLGSDRIVEIVKSLKNFSRHDEAQTTAINIHDGIDGTLMILRHRLKAATHHPEIAIIKDYAKLPLIECYPGQLNQVFMNILANAIDALEESFVSNESPIINNIGQMTLPTITIRTQNLDNQWVIIRIADNGPGMPEEIVKRIYDPFFTTKEIGKGTGLGMAISHQIIVDRHRGLLKCRSQPGQGTEFWIQIPVNFAVENPEVSEDSINSVSSSAIASSANISDAEGFISSTSYMLNSTELLIRHSHLIRRLSQQSPDIDAASPSQIYLMFQRHPILLKLYSTLLSWFCCPNPTQIHR